From Natronogracilivirga saccharolytica:
CTATAAACTTCCAGTACCTGTTCCGCAACCCGGGCGGATCATTCCTGAGCCGATTCCAGCAGTGATATGAGCCTTTCGAAATCGTCATCAGAGTAATATTCAAGGCGAATTTCACCGCCTTTATTTTTCTTTTTTATCTGAACCCTGGTACTGTACTTGTTTCTCAAACGGTTTGATATCTCCATAAGATGCACATCCTTCTGGTCCTTTTCTTTCAGAAGTTTGTTGCGGGACTTTTTCTTCTGATCCAGCTTGCGCACGGCATCTTCTATTTGCCGTACCGACCAGTCCTCTTCAATGGCCTTGTTCAGCAGTTTATCCTGCACTTTCGGATCTTCTATGGTAATTAAGGTCCGGGCATGGCCTGTGCTGATCTTGTTTGTCTTAAGCGCAGACTGTATGGTCGGACGCAGATTCAGCAGCCTGAGCATATTGGTAACCGTCGATCTGTTCTTTCCCAGCTTTTTTGCGACCTGGTCCTGGGTAAAATCGCATTCTTCCAAAAGCCTCTTGTATCCGAGGGCTACTTCGATTGGGTTCAGCTGTTCGCGCTGAACATTTTCAATCAATGCAAAGGCAATGATGTCGTCATCATCGACCTCGCGGATGTACGCAGGTATGGTTGTGATTCCAGCCATTTTTGTCGCCCTGAGACGACGCTCACCGCTAATAAGCTCGAACTTGTCCTCACTTATGGCTCTGACGGTTACGGGCTGAATCAATCCATGCTGCCTGATGGAGTCGGATAACTCCTGCAGTTTAATCTCATCAAAATCTTCACGCGGCTGATGCGGGTTAGGACGGATATCCGAAACGGGCAGCTCTACGGTAATATTTACTCTTTTCAGTACCTGATGCTCCCTGGATCCGCCGGACTCCGAGGTTTGATCATCCTCATATTCCGGGAAAAAAGCTCCGAGACCTCTTCCTAAAACTTTCTTAGTCATAATGATCCATCCTTGCAGTCTGCCTTTTTAATTTGATGCCTGCTTATTCTTTTCAGCGAATACGGAGCTGTGTTTAAAACGTTTTTTGTTTCTCCTGACAATCTCCTTTGCCAGTGCCAGATAATTTTTCGACCCGATAGAGACGGAGTCATACAATAAAGCCGGTTTGCCGAAACTGGGTGCTTCGGCAAGCCTGATATTACGGGAGATGACCGTTTCAAATACCCGGTTGTCGAAATATCTTTTGACCTCTTCGGCAACCTGATTGGAAAGCCTTGTCCGCGTGTCATACATCGTAAGCACAACACCCTCGATGTCAAGATCCGTGTTCAGATGCTGGCGCACGATTTTTATGGTATTGAGAAGCTGCCCCAGACCCTCGAGCGCGAAATATTCACACTGTACAGGAATGAGAACCGAATCAGAAGCGGTCAGTGCATTAATTGTAAGCAATCCCAGCGACGGCGGACAGTCAATGATGATAAAATCATATTCGTCCCTGATATCGGTAATGGCATTTCTGAGGATCTTCTCCCTGTGAGGTCTGTCTACCATTTCAATTTCGGCACCAACAAGGTTGATGTGTGAAGGTATGACATCCAGATAAGGCAATTCGGTTTTTTTTACTGCCTTCCCGGCATTGTATCCTTCTACCATGACCTGATACACGGAGTACTCTATAGCCTTGTACTCAAACCCGGTGCCGCTTGTGGAATTGCTCTGCGGATCAATATCGATAAGCAGTGTAGTGTGCTCTATCGCTGCAAGACTTGCTGCCAGGTTTATAGCTGTTGTTGTCTTTCCTACTCCACCTTTTTGGTTTGCTACAGAGATAACTTTTCCCATACAATAAAACGTAATTTATCCGGACTTGGCGATTAAATCTGCGCTGGTCAACACAAATTTTCACAAACCGTAAAGGTAAGAATATATTTTGAAAGGTGGCAGTATAAACTGTCCGGGGTGAAGCAACTGAAGCAAAATTTAATGTAAGAATGCAGGTCGTATAGAATCAGCTATAGGCGTCTTTATTGTCCGGTTCCGGTTAACTGGAAATCTCGAAATGCTGGTGACATGACAGGTGTCTGCATATTGGTGACACCGCTCTGTGTATTGTCACGGTGAACAGAGTCTGCAGCAGCGTGCCGTTCTGCCTGCTCGACGGGAGAGATAAAATTGCCCTGGTCAGCCTTGAAATCAAAAAGAGAATGATTATCGGACTGGCTGGTAGTGATAACTGTGCCACCGGAACTACCCGCTTTGTTCATTTCCGATGATACCGGAGTAATATCTGCCGAGTCGCCGTTTCCTGCCGGAAGAAGATAGGCAGTTGATATCATCAAACTGAAAATGACAATGGCGGCGGTTGCAAGCAGACCGGGGTTTTTCCATTGGCTGCCAAAAAGCTGCTGCTGATTCGAGTATTCTCTTGCCTGTTCTATCACCGCTTCGCTGATATTGTCAGGCGGACTCATTTCGGGCAGTTTTTTGAGCTTGCGCCATGTGCTTTTCAGACTTTCAATCTCGATAAGCAGGTTCTGATCGTAGTTCATCGCCTGCTCGACCAGGGTTATTTCAGAAGGATCCAGTTCGTCGAACACATACTTGACACATAGCTCATCTACGTTCGACATATTTTTCTTCTTTTCCATGTTCTTTATCAAACATTTTTCTCAGGTTAATAAGAGCATATCTCATTCTTCCAAGTGCCGTATTGATCGACACATTGGTCAGTTCAGCTATCTCTTTAAATGACATCTCGTAATAATGCCTAAGCATTACCACTTCCCTTTGTTCCTTGGGAAGCTTGGAGATGTGTTTCATAAGGCTGTTCTTGGCTTCCCCTTTTTCGATGACTTCCTGTGCGTCATCGAGCGTCTCATCGGTCAGCCTGTCGTAAAAATCATAATCAGGATCATCCTGTGCATTTACATCCACAAACCGCTTTTTCTTGCGCAGATAGTCAATGGTTGCATTGTGCGCGATACGCATAACCCAGGCGATCCATTTACCCTGTTCGTTGTAAGTCTCATCCATTTTGGTGATGACCTTGGTAAATGTCTCCTGAAATATGTCGTTTGCGATTTCTGCATTCCCGACCATACTGTAGATGTAGGAGTAAATCTTGGACTGATGACGATCAAGGAGCTGCTTGAATGCCTCCTGATCATTGTGCTTGCGATAACGCTGCACAAGTTCGTGGTCATCAACCTGATGCAAGTGGGTATGAGATTTTTGCGACATCATATTAGCCTTTAAACGCTGAGAAATTGAGTGATATTGCCTGCATGGCAGGTGTTCTAGTGTTAAGAACTGTAACTGTTTCCGTATAGGCTTTTAACTGGTTTTTATTGAGGGTCGCAATAATATCAACAATAAAGCATTTTAAATCATTTCGCAAATGCTGATACTGCGACTCTTGTCATTACTTTTACACATCAGATTGACATAATGCCTAAATTCATTCTGTCAACTACCTACTTTTACGAACAAGAAGAGCTGCGGTTCGAATTATTTTTCTTCTTTTTGTTCCGGTGAAAAGTATGAGAAGACTGCTGTGGCTGATTTTTTCCCGACAACCTGTTTCAAAGTCTCAAAGTCCTGTTTTGCCACTTCAGCTGCCGAACCAAAATGCTTTATCAATTTTTCTGATGATTTCACCCCGATTCCGGGGATTTCCTGCAGTTCGGAACGGAATGTCTGTTTGCTTCTTACATCACGATGAAAGGTGATGGCAAATCTGTGAGCTTCATCCCTGATTCGCTGCAACAGCTTAAGGCTTGATGATGATTTTGGTATCATGACCGGATACGTTTCGCCGGGGAAAAAGATCTCCTCAAGTCTTTTTGCCAATCCAATTACCGCCAGGTCATTATGCATTCCGATCTCCTTCAGTGTTTCTACCGAACCTGAAAGCTGGCCTTTGCCTCCATCGACAACAACAAGGTCAGGGAGCTGCCCGCCGGTTTGCTTTAAACGTTCATATCTGCGCCTGACTACCTGTCTCATCGATGCGAAATCATCCGGTCCGTCGACATCCTTTATGTGAAAACGTTTGTATTCACTCTTTCGCGGCTGCCCGTCAACAAAGCAAACCATCGAACCGACCGTATATGCACCCTGAAAATTGGAAATATCAAAGCATTCAATCCTTCTTGGCAGGCGCTGCAATTGCAAATCCCTCTCAAGTGCTTTCACAGAATGCGGCACCCTGCCCTGATCTGCCTTAATTTTTTCAAGAACCCATTCCTTCAGAAGCAAAGAAGCATTTGCCCTGGCCATCTGAACCATCTGCGCCTTCTCCCCTCTTTGCGGTACCGTCAGAGGAACCTTTCTGTTTTTGCTTTGCCAGAGATATTCAAACAGCGGCTCATCATTTTGCAGTTCATTCCCCATGCAGACTTCATCCGGAACGGTTCCGGATAAAGCACTTGTATAGTAGTCTTCCATGAAGGACTGCAGTAACGTCTTCCGGTCACGGCCTTCAATGTTTTTAAGAAAGCGATGGTATTTGCCAATCAGTTTTCCCTCCCTGACCTGGAAGAGCACGCCGCATGCCACATTCTCGTCCCAATCCGACTCTATGGCAAAAACATCTCTGTCCAGTCCGTCGGCAGACACCATTTTCATTTTGGAACTGTACTTTTCCAGCGACAGGATACCATCTCTGAGAACGGCTGCTTTTTCAAATTCGAGATTTTCAGATAAGGCATCCATATCATGTTTCAAATCCCGTATAAGCTCACGTGTGTGTCCGTTAAGCAGCCTCACAACCTGATTTATCTTTTGTTTATACTCCTCCGGTTCTGTTTCATACGAACAGTTTTCAAAATAATCTTCAAAACATTTACCCCATTTCGGCATTCCTCTGCTGTGGTCGATCATTCTTGAAGAACAGGCACACGTGCACAGCCGGAAGGCTTTGCGAATGGTTTCGAGCATCAGTCTCATCTTGCCGACATGATCATAGGGTCCGTAATACCGGCTTCCGTCCCTGATTATGGTACGTGTAGGAAACACCCGGGGCCGTTCCTCGTTTGAAATACAGATATAAGGGTATGTTTTGTCATCCCTGTATAAAATATTGTATCTGGGCCGGTGTTTTTTAATCAGGTTATTTTCGAGGATCAGCGCTTCGGCCTCAGAATCGGTAATAATTACATCGAGATCGGAAATTTTCCGGACAAGTGCCTGGATTTTCCCGGTATGATCTGCAGATTTTTGAAAGTATGACCGCACCCTCTGGTTCAGGCGCTTTGCCTTTCCCACATAAATGACTTCGCCGGAATCATCTTTGAACTGATACACTCCGGGCTCGGATGTCAGGTTGTCCAGTTTCTGTAAAAGGTTTTTATTCATTTTGGATTCAGCGCTTGCTCTTTACACTTTTTCGCAGATTTTCCGAATTTTTTCCTGTCCTGAAGCTGTGCTGCAGGGAATCAGAACATTCATGTGACCTTGGCTTGAAATATTGTATTATTGCTTCATCCAACCAACTGCCTGAAAATTACAAATGACGCAAGACGGACAAATATATCACAATATAGAGATATTGTTTGAGGACAATCACCTGCTGGTCATAAACAAGCCATCAAACATGCTTTCCCAGGCTGACAAATCCGGGAAGCCGGATGTCCAGTCGGTTATGAAAACGTATCTCAAGGAAAAGTATGAGAAGCCCGGAAATGTTTTTCTGGCACTTGTGCAGCGCCTTGACCATCCTGTGGGTGGTACAATGGTGCTGGCGCGTACGTCCAAAGCAGCTTCCCGTTTATCTGAACAAATCAGAACCAGAACTGTCAAAAAAGAGTATCTCGCTGTTGTTGAGGGTCATGTGGTGAATCAGGGCCGGCTTGTACATTATCTCAGAAAAAACAATGCAAGGAAAAAAGCAGAGATATGCCGCGAGGGAACTCCGGGAGCTCAAAAAGCCGAGCTGGATTTGACAGTAAAGCAAATAAGCGGCAAGCGGTCACTTGTTCACATCCGTCTGCATACCGGCCGGTTTCACCAGATACGAGCACAACTTGCAGCAGCAGGATATCCGGTTGCGGGTGACCGGAAGTACGGAGCCATGCCGTTGCCGGACAATTCGCTGGCACTTATTTGCAGCAGTGTGACATTCAATCATCCTGTCACAAAAAAAGTCATGAGTTTTAAAACGGAAACTCCCGGAGAACTCCCCTGGACCCGGTTCCGCTGAGAGACTTTATTGCTTCACCTTATTTACTCTGCTGATAAACTCATCCGGCCCGACAAATCCGACTACCCGTGCGTCCGCAACCTCGTTACCCTGTTCATCCAGAAAAACGATCGTAGGAACTCCGGCCACATCGAACTCGCGGCGCAGTTCTTCGGATTCAGGCGAGTCAAACTGTGTCAGGTCCACTTTCATCCTGACCATGTCATCTGTTGCGTCGACTACACGTGAATCCGTGAAGGTAATACGTTCAAGCTCAAGGCATGGAATGCACCAGTCAGCGTAAAAATCCAGTACAACAGGATTTCCGGATTCCCTTGCTTCAGCAAGCCGTGACTGGTCAAAACTTTCCCACTGAATCCCGTCCTTCTGAAGATTCATAAAGAAAAAGATACCCGCCACGACGGCAAGCGCGCCGAAAGCCTTTTTTAATTTGGAAAAGTACGGCGTTTCCTTGCCGGATGACTCAAGAAATCCAAGATATACGCCGCCGATGATAAAGGCCAGCGGAACTACCCAGAAGGCATCGCTGACCGGCATAAACGGCATGGCAAGATAAAAGAGTGCGAGTGCGACGAGCACAACGCCAAAGACCTTTTTCACCCAGATCATCCAGACTCCCGACTTGGGCAATTTCGGCAGCAGGCCGGAAAATGTACCAAGTATCAGATACGGCAGTCCCAATCCAAGCGAAAGAATAAAAAAGGACCAGAATCCGAAAACAGGATCG
This genomic window contains:
- a CDS encoding RNA polymerase sigma factor, coding for MMSQKSHTHLHQVDDHELVQRYRKHNDQEAFKQLLDRHQSKIYSYIYSMVGNAEIANDIFQETFTKVITKMDETYNEQGKWIAWVMRIAHNATIDYLRKKKRFVDVNAQDDPDYDFYDRLTDETLDDAQEVIEKGEAKNSLMKHISKLPKEQREVVMLRHYYEMSFKEIAELTNVSINTALGRMRYALINLRKMFDKEHGKEEKYVERR
- a CDS encoding ParA family protein, with translation MGKVISVANQKGGVGKTTTAINLAASLAAIEHTTLLIDIDPQSNSTSGTGFEYKAIEYSVYQVMVEGYNAGKAVKKTELPYLDVIPSHINLVGAEIEMVDRPHREKILRNAITDIRDEYDFIIIDCPPSLGLLTINALTASDSVLIPVQCEYFALEGLGQLLNTIKIVRQHLNTDLDIEGVVLTMYDTRTRLSNQVAEEVKRYFDNRVFETVISRNIRLAEAPSFGKPALLYDSVSIGSKNYLALAKEIVRRNKKRFKHSSVFAEKNKQASN
- a CDS encoding ParB/RepB/Spo0J family partition protein encodes the protein MTKKVLGRGLGAFFPEYEDDQTSESGGSREHQVLKRVNITVELPVSDIRPNPHQPREDFDEIKLQELSDSIRQHGLIQPVTVRAISEDKFELISGERRLRATKMAGITTIPAYIREVDDDDIIAFALIENVQREQLNPIEVALGYKRLLEECDFTQDQVAKKLGKNRSTVTNMLRLLNLRPTIQSALKTNKISTGHARTLITIEDPKVQDKLLNKAIEEDWSVRQIEDAVRKLDQKKKSRNKLLKEKDQKDVHLMEISNRLRNKYSTRVQIKKKNKGGEIRLEYYSDDDFERLISLLESAQE
- the uvrC gene encoding excinuclease ABC subunit UvrC yields the protein MNKNLLQKLDNLTSEPGVYQFKDDSGEVIYVGKAKRLNQRVRSYFQKSADHTGKIQALVRKISDLDVIITDSEAEALILENNLIKKHRPRYNILYRDDKTYPYICISNEERPRVFPTRTIIRDGSRYYGPYDHVGKMRLMLETIRKAFRLCTCACSSRMIDHSRGMPKWGKCFEDYFENCSYETEPEEYKQKINQVVRLLNGHTRELIRDLKHDMDALSENLEFEKAAVLRDGILSLEKYSSKMKMVSADGLDRDVFAIESDWDENVACGVLFQVREGKLIGKYHRFLKNIEGRDRKTLLQSFMEDYYTSALSGTVPDEVCMGNELQNDEPLFEYLWQSKNRKVPLTVPQRGEKAQMVQMARANASLLLKEWVLEKIKADQGRVPHSVKALERDLQLQRLPRRIECFDISNFQGAYTVGSMVCFVDGQPRKSEYKRFHIKDVDGPDDFASMRQVVRRRYERLKQTGGQLPDLVVVDGGKGQLSGSVETLKEIGMHNDLAVIGLAKRLEEIFFPGETYPVMIPKSSSSLKLLQRIRDEAHRFAITFHRDVRSKQTFRSELQEIPGIGVKSSEKLIKHFGSAAEVAKQDFETLKQVVGKKSATAVFSYFSPEQKEEK
- a CDS encoding RluA family pseudouridine synthase, whose amino-acid sequence is MTQDGQIYHNIEILFEDNHLLVINKPSNMLSQADKSGKPDVQSVMKTYLKEKYEKPGNVFLALVQRLDHPVGGTMVLARTSKAASRLSEQIRTRTVKKEYLAVVEGHVVNQGRLVHYLRKNNARKKAEICREGTPGAQKAELDLTVKQISGKRSLVHIRLHTGRFHQIRAQLAAAGYPVAGDRKYGAMPLPDNSLALICSSVTFNHPVTKKVMSFKTETPGELPWTRFR